In a single window of the Phaeobacter sp. G2 genome:
- a CDS encoding adenine phosphoribosyltransferase has protein sequence MPKKTAVKDYIRTIVDFPHEGIMFRDVTTLFADPRGFRMAIDQMLHPYAGERIDKVVGLEARGFIMGGAIAHQLSVGFVPIRKKGKLPGRTLSQDYKLEYGEAIVEIHEDAIQPGEKVLVVDDLLATGGTASAGIKLIERLGGEIISCAFIVDLPNLGGRKVLEDLGMDVHVLCEFDGE, from the coding sequence ATGCCCAAAAAAACCGCCGTGAAAGACTACATCCGTACCATCGTTGATTTCCCTCACGAGGGGATCATGTTTCGCGATGTCACCACGCTTTTTGCCGACCCGCGCGGATTTCGCATGGCCATTGACCAGATGCTGCACCCCTATGCTGGAGAGCGGATCGACAAAGTGGTGGGGCTGGAGGCCCGTGGCTTTATCATGGGTGGCGCCATTGCCCATCAGCTCAGTGTTGGGTTTGTTCCAATTCGCAAAAAGGGAAAATTGCCGGGCCGCACCCTGAGCCAAGATTACAAGCTAGAGTACGGCGAAGCCATTGTGGAGATCCATGAAGACGCGATCCAGCCCGGTGAAAAGGTTCTGGTGGTAGATGACCTCCTGGCCACCGGCGGCACGGCCTCTGCCGGCATCAAACTGATCGAACGCCTGGGCGGAGAAATCATCTCCTGCGCCTTTATCGTGGACCTGCCGAATCTGGGCGGTCGCAAGGTTCTGGAGGACCTCGGCATGGATGTACATGTTCTGTGTGAATTTGACGGCGAATAG
- a CDS encoding LysE family translocator, translated as MDVTLWLAFAAASAALLLIPGPTVLLVLSYALSKGRPVAVASALGVAFGDLIAMTASLAGLGTLVMTSATLFTALKWVGAAYLLWLGIKLWRSASGSSGLEHLASPDAVTARGVFGHMAVVTALNPKSIAFFIAFVPQFIRPSDALAPQFVTLIATFVALAAVNAMAYALLADRLRRWIARPTAIAHLTRVGGGALIAMGLATALLRRPT; from the coding sequence ATGGACGTCACACTTTGGCTGGCCTTTGCCGCCGCCTCTGCAGCCCTGCTGTTGATCCCTGGCCCCACCGTGCTGCTGGTGCTGAGCTATGCCCTGTCCAAGGGGCGCCCGGTGGCCGTGGCCTCTGCTTTGGGCGTGGCCTTTGGTGATCTGATCGCCATGACCGCATCCCTGGCCGGGCTTGGCACCTTGGTCATGACCTCTGCAACCCTGTTCACCGCGCTGAAATGGGTCGGGGCGGCCTATCTTTTGTGGCTGGGGATCAAGCTGTGGCGCAGTGCCTCTGGCAGCAGCGGGTTGGAGCACCTGGCCAGCCCGGATGCGGTCACCGCGCGCGGGGTTTTTGGCCACATGGCTGTGGTCACCGCGCTGAATCCAAAATCCATTGCCTTTTTCATCGCCTTTGTGCCGCAGTTCATCCGTCCAAGCGATGCGCTGGCACCGCAGTTTGTGACCCTGATTGCCACCTTCGTGGCCCTGGCCGCTGTCAATGCCATGGCCTATGCGCTGCTGGCGGATCGGTTGCGGCGCTGGATCGCGCGCCCCACGGCAATTGCTCACCTGACCCGGGTCGGTGGCGGGGCGCTCATCGCTATGGGACTGGCCACCGCGCTGCTGCGCCGCCCGACCTGA
- a CDS encoding DUF418 domain-containing protein, whose amino-acid sequence MRLHGLDIARFFAFCGMVLVNFRIAAQVSPGSDFASLLTNALEGRAAALFVILAGIGLTLSQPPKRVVAARAGVLFVLGLANLTIFEADILHFYALYFLVALPFLNAAPQRLLLAAFAAMALGFAGLILLDYEAHWNWQTLAYSDFWTLEGFLRHSFFNGWHPVFPWVSFVFFGMWIGRQDLAQKATQNRLILWGLAASLLAALPGMIIKDPQLAELLGTASLPPGPCYLIAASGSACVMIGALLRLQGLLDRFGLAEWLAAPGRMALSLYVAHILLGMGTLEAMGQLDGSLSPEAIFGFSLGFCALSMMLTWVWTLLTPRGPLEALMRRISEIFR is encoded by the coding sequence ATGCGTCTTCACGGATTGGATATCGCCCGTTTTTTTGCCTTTTGCGGCATGGTGCTGGTGAATTTTAGAATTGCAGCCCAGGTGAGCCCAGGTAGCGATTTTGCCTCACTCCTGACCAATGCGCTGGAGGGGCGTGCCGCCGCCCTCTTTGTCATTCTGGCCGGGATCGGTCTGACCCTCAGCCAGCCCCCCAAACGGGTTGTTGCAGCCCGGGCCGGGGTGCTTTTTGTTTTGGGCTTGGCAAATCTCACCATCTTTGAGGCGGATATCCTACATTTTTACGCCCTGTATTTCCTAGTTGCCCTGCCCTTTCTAAACGCCGCACCACAGCGGCTTTTGCTGGCTGCTTTTGCCGCAATGGCGCTTGGTTTTGCCGGCCTGATTTTGCTCGACTATGAGGCCCATTGGAATTGGCAGACCCTCGCCTATTCGGATTTCTGGACCCTAGAGGGCTTTCTTCGGCACTCGTTTTTTAACGGCTGGCATCCGGTGTTTCCCTGGGTCAGCTTTGTGTTTTTCGGCATGTGGATCGGGCGCCAGGATCTGGCACAAAAGGCAACGCAAAACCGGTTGATCCTGTGGGGGCTGGCCGCCAGCCTGCTTGCCGCACTCCCAGGTATGATTATCAAGGATCCACAACTGGCTGAGCTCCTGGGCACCGCGTCACTGCCGCCGGGCCCCTGTTACCTGATTGCCGCCAGTGGCAGTGCCTGTGTGATGATCGGAGCCCTGTTGCGCCTGCAAGGTCTGCTGGATCGGTTCGGCCTGGCCGAATGGCTGGCAGCGCCGGGGCGTATGGCGCTCAGCCTCTATGTTGCCCATATTCTGCTGGGCATGGGCACGCTTGAAGCCATGGGACAGCTGGATGGGTCGCTGTCGCCAGAGGCCATCTTTGGCTTTAGCCTCGGCTTTTGCGCTCTGTCGATGATGCTGACCTGGGTTTGGACGCTCCTCACTCCCCGTGGCCCCCTCGAAGCCCTGATGCGGCGGATCTCTGAAATTTTCCGTTGA
- a CDS encoding S-methyl-5'-thioadenosine phosphorylase, producing MIAVIGGSGIYEIDGLEAAEWVSVDTPWGTPSDQILTGHLDGVKMAFLPRHGRGHVHSPTEVPYRANIDALKRLGATDVFSVSACGSFREEMAPGDFVIVDQFIDRTFARDKSFFGTGCVAHVSTAHPTCARLSDAAEQAAKLAGVTVHRGGTYLCMEGPQFSSMAESKMYRESWGCDVIGMTNMPEAKLAREAELCYASIAMVTDYDSWHPEHGAVDISDILATLQGNSNNGRDLVRRLPALLGKQRDLCPHGCDRALEFAVMTAPDKRDPALLAKLDAVAGRVLG from the coding sequence ATGATCGCCGTCATAGGCGGCTCGGGCATTTACGAAATCGACGGGCTGGAAGCCGCTGAATGGGTCTCTGTCGACACCCCCTGGGGTACGCCCTCGGATCAGATCCTCACCGGGCATCTGGATGGGGTCAAAATGGCCTTTCTGCCGCGCCATGGCCGTGGCCATGTGCATTCACCGACCGAAGTCCCCTACCGCGCCAACATTGATGCGCTCAAACGGTTGGGCGCGACAGATGTGTTTTCCGTCTCTGCCTGCGGATCGTTCCGCGAAGAAATGGCGCCGGGGGATTTTGTCATCGTTGACCAGTTCATCGACCGCACTTTCGCCCGTGACAAAAGCTTTTTTGGCACCGGCTGCGTCGCCCATGTCAGCACCGCCCACCCCACCTGTGCGCGGCTCTCTGATGCGGCCGAGCAGGCCGCCAAATTGGCCGGGGTCACCGTGCATCGCGGCGGCACCTATCTCTGTATGGAGGGGCCGCAGTTTTCCTCCATGGCCGAAAGCAAGATGTACCGCGAAAGCTGGGGCTGCGATGTTATCGGCATGACCAATATGCCAGAGGCCAAACTGGCCCGCGAAGCAGAGCTCTGCTATGCCTCCATCGCCATGGTCACCGATTATGACAGCTGGCATCCTGAGCATGGCGCGGTGGATATCAGCGACATTCTGGCCACCCTTCAGGGCAACTCCAACAATGGCCGCGACCTGGTGCGCCGCCTGCCCGCTCTGCTGGGCAAACAGCGCGACCTTTGCCCCCATGGCTGCGATCGTGCCCTGGAGTTTGCCGTGATGACGGCACCTGACAAACGCGACCCCGCCCTGCTGGCCAAACTGGACGCGGTGGCTGGGCGTGTCTTGGGCTAA
- a CDS encoding SulP family inorganic anion transporter, with protein MRRAAMALLANHISPPNLSIMQDEGWSVARVRTEILSGFTVSLALVPEAVAFAFVAGVHPLVGLYAAFLVGLVTALIGGRPGMISGATGALAVVMVALVAEHGVEYLFATVVLMGILQVIAGVMHWGKFIRLVPHPVMLGFVNGLAIVIFLAQMTQFKVPGTGGAEWLSGMPMMLMLGLVGLTMVIIWATPRITSIIPAPLAGIGIVAGIVIIFGLDVPRVGDMASIKGALPSIHNPFGSGLGIYGDMLAPFNLETLKIILPYAVILAAIGLIESLLTLNLVGEITGKRGGASQECIAQGTANVITGFFGGMGGCAMIGQSMINVKSGGRTRIAGIVAALCLLAFIVVASPLIEQIPLAALVGVMFMVVIGTFAWNSLKIMTKVPPMDAFVIVLVTVVTVMSDLAIAVVVGVIVSALAYAWSNARRIHAITRQSESEAGAKVYEIEGPLFFGSTDGFIELFDVENDPDKVIVEFGRSRVVDQSALQAIEVIAGKYEAAGKELMLRHLSRDCHELLTKAGHLMIDSDDDPEYQVAADYSVKTGVLGGH; from the coding sequence ATGAGACGCGCCGCCATGGCCCTGCTGGCCAATCATATTTCCCCGCCGAACCTTTCGATCATGCAGGACGAGGGCTGGTCAGTTGCCCGCGTGCGCACCGAGATCCTGTCAGGGTTCACTGTTTCCCTGGCTCTGGTCCCCGAGGCGGTGGCCTTTGCCTTTGTTGCTGGGGTGCATCCTCTGGTGGGGCTGTATGCTGCTTTTCTGGTGGGGCTGGTCACGGCGCTGATTGGCGGGCGTCCGGGGATGATTTCTGGTGCCACCGGGGCGCTGGCGGTTGTCATGGTGGCTTTGGTCGCAGAGCACGGGGTTGAGTATCTTTTTGCCACTGTGGTTTTGATGGGTATCCTGCAGGTGATTGCTGGGGTGATGCATTGGGGGAAATTTATCCGCTTGGTGCCACATCCGGTGATGCTGGGGTTTGTCAACGGCTTGGCGATTGTGATTTTCCTCGCTCAGATGACCCAGTTCAAAGTGCCGGGCACAGGGGGCGCTGAGTGGCTGTCGGGCATGCCGATGATGCTGATGCTGGGCCTTGTTGGGCTGACCATGGTGATCATCTGGGCGACGCCACGGATCACCTCGATCATTCCGGCGCCATTGGCCGGGATTGGCATTGTGGCCGGGATTGTCATTATCTTTGGCCTGGATGTGCCCCGGGTGGGGGATATGGCCTCGATCAAGGGGGCTTTGCCGTCCATTCACAACCCCTTTGGCTCCGGGCTCGGCATCTATGGTGACATGCTGGCGCCGTTCAATCTGGAAACCCTGAAAATCATCCTGCCCTATGCGGTCATTCTGGCCGCCATTGGTCTGATTGAGAGCCTGCTGACCCTGAACCTGGTGGGTGAAATCACCGGCAAGCGGGGGGGCGCCAGCCAAGAATGTATCGCGCAGGGGACTGCCAATGTGATCACCGGCTTCTTTGGTGGTATGGGCGGCTGTGCCATGATCGGCCAGTCGATGATCAATGTGAAATCTGGCGGTCGTACCCGGATTGCCGGCATTGTGGCGGCGCTGTGCCTGCTGGCCTTTATCGTGGTGGCCTCGCCGCTGATTGAGCAGATTCCGCTGGCGGCGCTGGTTGGGGTGATGTTCATGGTGGTGATCGGAACCTTTGCCTGGAACAGCCTGAAGATCATGACCAAAGTTCCGCCCATGGATGCCTTTGTGATTGTGTTGGTGACCGTGGTGACGGTGATGAGCGATTTGGCCATTGCGGTTGTAGTGGGTGTGATTGTCTCGGCCCTGGCCTATGCCTGGAGCAACGCGCGCCGCATTCACGCGATCACCCGGCAATCCGAAAGCGAAGCGGGGGCCAAGGTTTATGAGATCGAAGGGCCGCTGTTCTTTGGCTCTACCGACGGGTTTATTGAGCTGTTTGATGTCGAGAATGACCCGGACAAGGTGATTGTCGAGTTTGGCCGCAGCCGCGTGGTTGATCAGTCGGCGTTGCAAGCCATTGAGGTGATTGCGGGTAAATATGAGGCGGCGGGTAAGGAGCTGATGTTGCGGCACCTTAGCCGTGACTGCCATGAGCTATTGACCAAAGCGGGCCATTTGATGATCGATAGCGACGACGATCCAGAGTATCAGGTGGCGGCGGATTATTCTGTCAAGACCGGGGTCCTGGGGGGGCACTAG
- a CDS encoding CatB-related O-acetyltransferase has product MPLPNPALRNPIVLPDGQAHAGTVMLSQAITHPNFQVGEFSYASDFAPPQDWASHLAPYLFAGARERLVIGRFCQIAHGVRFITASANHAQDGISCYPFPVFDPAQMAGFQPDTRDTVIGNDVWIGYGALILPGARIGDGAIIGAGSVVRGTVPPYGIVTGNPASLQRFRFSKPQIARLLSLKWWHWPQELLARAEPALLAGDLEMLESLAPD; this is encoded by the coding sequence ATGCCCCTCCCAAATCCCGCCCTACGCAATCCCATTGTCCTCCCCGATGGCCAGGCCCATGCCGGCACCGTGATGCTGTCGCAGGCCATCACCCACCCCAACTTTCAGGTTGGCGAGTTCAGCTACGCCTCGGACTTTGCGCCGCCGCAGGACTGGGCCAGCCATCTTGCGCCCTATCTTTTTGCCGGCGCCCGCGAACGCCTGGTGATTGGGCGGTTCTGCCAGATTGCCCATGGGGTGCGTTTTATCACCGCCTCCGCCAATCACGCGCAGGATGGCATCAGCTGTTATCCGTTCCCGGTGTTTGATCCGGCGCAGATGGCCGGTTTTCAGCCAGACACCCGCGACACCGTGATCGGCAATGATGTGTGGATTGGCTATGGCGCCCTGATCCTGCCCGGCGCCCGTATTGGCGATGGCGCTATCATCGGCGCCGGGTCTGTGGTGCGGGGTACTGTCCCGCCCTATGGCATTGTCACCGGCAATCCGGCCAGCCTGCAACGATTTCGCTTTTCCAAGCCTCAGATCGCCCGCCTGTTGTCGCTGAAATGGTGGCACTGGCCACAAGAGCTGCTGGCTCGCGCCGAACCTGCGCTGCTGGCAGGAGATCTGGAGATGCTGGAAAGCCTCGCCCCCGACTGA
- a CDS encoding flavin reductase family protein has product MFYRPEDGHGLPHNPFNALITPRPIGWISSRAADGSNNLAPYSFFNGVAYTPPQVMFASTGSKDDQPGTKDSLANIEDTGVFCVNIVAYEMRDAMNASSEMLPKEVDEFSHAGLTAVECDTINCARIEGAPAALECKLTQIVTLPGVANRVAFGEVTGIHLRDDCLRDGIFDVTTFHPLARMGYRDYTVVRDVFSLARPDD; this is encoded by the coding sequence ATGTTCTACCGCCCCGAAGACGGCCATGGGTTGCCGCATAACCCCTTTAATGCCCTGATCACCCCTCGTCCGATCGGCTGGATATCCTCCCGCGCAGCGGATGGCAGTAACAATCTCGCCCCCTATTCCTTTTTCAACGGCGTCGCCTATACGCCGCCGCAGGTGATGTTTGCCTCCACCGGTAGCAAGGACGACCAACCCGGCACCAAGGACAGCCTTGCAAACATCGAAGACACCGGCGTGTTCTGCGTCAATATCGTGGCTTATGAGATGCGTGACGCGATGAACGCCAGTTCCGAGATGCTGCCCAAAGAGGTGGACGAGTTCTCCCATGCAGGTCTCACAGCGGTGGAATGCGACACCATCAACTGCGCCCGCATTGAAGGTGCCCCCGCAGCCCTGGAATGCAAACTAACCCAGATCGTCACCCTGCCCGGCGTGGCAAACCGCGTCGCCTTTGGCGAGGTCACCGGCATTCACCTGCGCGATGACTGCCTGCGCGATGGCATTTTTGACGTCACAACTTTCCACCCCCTGGCCCGCATGGGCTACCGTGATTATACCGTCGTGCGGGATGTGTTCTCGCTGGCGCGCCCTGATGATTGA
- a CDS encoding N-acetyltransferase → MIELMAEQPGDRWEVEALYDLCFAPGREALSSYRLRDDVPPVPGLSQVARDELGILAGAIRFWPVHIEPPSPAAGDLPSTASDPVTALLLGPVAVHPTHQGEGLGGSLIRDSLAKAAEKGWHRVMLVGDAPYYSRFGFERLSDVEMPPPTNPERVLGLGAQSGAWEGVRGRVIRWQGAELTA, encoded by the coding sequence GTGATTGAACTCATGGCAGAACAGCCCGGCGATCGCTGGGAGGTAGAGGCGCTGTATGATCTGTGCTTTGCGCCGGGACGAGAGGCTTTGTCGTCTTACCGGCTGCGCGATGACGTGCCACCTGTTCCGGGGTTGAGCCAGGTCGCCCGCGACGAATTGGGCATTCTGGCCGGGGCCATCCGATTCTGGCCCGTCCATATCGAGCCCCCGAGCCCGGCTGCAGGCGATTTACCCAGCACGGCTTCTGATCCGGTAACAGCACTGCTGTTGGGGCCGGTGGCGGTGCATCCCACCCACCAAGGCGAGGGGCTGGGCGGCTCGCTTATCCGTGACAGCCTGGCCAAGGCAGCCGAGAAGGGCTGGCACCGGGTCATGCTGGTGGGGGACGCCCCCTACTACAGCCGTTTTGGCTTTGAGCGGCTGTCGGATGTGGAAATGCCACCGCCCACCAACCCGGAGCGGGTGCTGGGGCTGGGCGCGCAATCCGGGGCCTGGGAAGGGGTCCGGGGCCGGGTTATCCGTTGGCAGGGAGCAGAGCTCACGGCCTGA
- a CDS encoding EcsC family protein gives MSEILQQSRSLSPGEIEVELEALARRYRAASGLGVNLLNVIGGQVESFLAQMPAGARAQMGQATERALHLAMQAARQSRRVVPGQSRRVNRLVSTAMGAAGGAAGLPGALVELPATTAFLLRTIQDAAAAEGFAPNAESVMFDCLRVFASAGPLARDDGSDTAFVSLRFSLSGQALNQIIATVAPRLATAMGQKLAAQSVPILGAAAGATVNYVYCGYYHEVALVHFGLRRLAIEADQPEAELLANFVRRLPVKG, from the coding sequence ATGAGCGAAATACTGCAGCAGTCCCGCAGCCTGTCACCCGGTGAAATAGAGGTCGAACTGGAGGCCCTGGCGCGGCGCTACCGGGCGGCAAGCGGTCTGGGGGTGAACCTGCTGAATGTGATCGGCGGGCAAGTCGAGAGCTTTTTGGCGCAGATGCCCGCTGGGGCGCGCGCCCAGATGGGGCAGGCCACTGAGCGGGCCTTGCATTTGGCGATGCAGGCTGCGCGACAGTCACGACGCGTGGTGCCGGGGCAATCGCGTCGGGTGAACCGTTTGGTCAGCACCGCGATGGGGGCAGCCGGCGGGGCTGCCGGATTGCCGGGAGCCCTGGTCGAGCTGCCCGCCACAACCGCCTTTTTGCTACGCACGATCCAGGATGCCGCTGCGGCCGAAGGATTTGCCCCGAATGCCGAGAGCGTCATGTTTGATTGCCTGCGGGTCTTTGCCTCGGCGGGACCGCTGGCGCGGGATGATGGCAGCGACACCGCTTTTGTCTCTTTGCGGTTCAGCCTGTCTGGCCAGGCGCTCAATCAGATCATTGCCACTGTGGCGCCGCGATTGGCCACTGCGATGGGGCAAAAACTTGCCGCTCAATCGGTGCCCATCCTTGGGGCCGCTGCTGGGGCGACGGTGAACTATGTCTATTGCGGCTACTACCATGAGGTCGCCTTGGTGCATTTTGGCCTGCGCCGCCTTGCGATCGAGGCGGATCAGCCAGAGGCGGAGCTGCTGGCGAATTTTGTCCGCCGTTTGCCAGTGAAAGGCTAG
- a CDS encoding DUF1178 family protein, with protein sequence MINYSLKCAQGHSFDSWFQSASAFDKLAAAGLVACAYCGSSKVEKAIMAPRVRTGRKAVSGMGEPEQNLPATPEHQNTPSASAQGDAPAGAAGPDRGAERGPGALSTPMSSEAAEMQKALGDLRRKVEENSDYVGKDFASEARAMHLGDAPERAIHGEAKPEEAKALIEEGIPVVPLPFGRSRKTN encoded by the coding sequence ATGATAAACTACAGCCTTAAATGCGCCCAAGGGCATAGCTTTGACAGCTGGTTTCAATCCGCGTCCGCTTTTGACAAATTGGCGGCAGCCGGTCTGGTCGCCTGTGCCTATTGCGGCAGTAGCAAAGTCGAGAAAGCCATCATGGCGCCACGGGTGCGCACCGGACGCAAAGCGGTGTCTGGTATGGGGGAGCCAGAGCAAAACCTGCCAGCGACGCCAGAGCATCAAAATACGCCCTCTGCTTCCGCCCAGGGGGATGCCCCTGCAGGGGCTGCTGGCCCAGACCGTGGCGCTGAGCGTGGACCGGGCGCGCTGAGCACCCCGATGAGCAGTGAGGCGGCAGAGATGCAAAAGGCCTTGGGCGATTTGCGCCGCAAGGTGGAAGAAAACTCTGATTATGTGGGTAAGGATTTTGCCAGCGAGGCCCGTGCCATGCATCTGGGTGATGCGCCGGAACGTGCAATCCATGGCGAGGCCAAGCCGGAAGAGGCCAAGGCCTTGATTGAAGAGGGGATCCCGGTTGTGCCGCTGCCCTTTGGGCGCAGTCGCAAAACCAACTAA
- a CDS encoding SDR family oxidoreductase, producing the protein MHVVITGANRGIGREMASQYSGAGHVVTGTARDGASEVTLDVTDPDQQAQFAAHLGDRPIDLLVCNAGVYLDKGLALEDYTADIWSQSMAANVTGVFLTVQALLPNLRLGTAPKIAIISSQMASHARAPGGSYAYRASKAAVLNLGRNLATDLKPEGIAVGIYHPGWVRTEMGGEAGDISVEESASGLIREFDALTIEITGCFHTWDGRIHAY; encoded by the coding sequence ATGCATGTAGTGATTACCGGTGCAAATCGCGGAATTGGCCGCGAGATGGCGTCTCAGTACAGTGGGGCAGGCCATGTGGTGACAGGAACCGCCCGCGATGGCGCATCTGAGGTGACGCTGGATGTGACCGACCCAGATCAACAGGCACAGTTTGCGGCGCATCTTGGCGATCGTCCGATTGATTTGCTGGTCTGCAACGCGGGGGTCTATCTCGATAAGGGGCTGGCACTGGAAGATTATACAGCCGATATCTGGAGCCAGAGCATGGCCGCAAATGTGACCGGGGTGTTTCTGACCGTTCAGGCGCTGTTGCCCAATCTGCGGTTGGGGACGGCACCAAAGATCGCAATCATTTCGTCGCAGATGGCCAGCCATGCGCGGGCACCTGGGGGCAGCTATGCCTATCGGGCTTCCAAAGCGGCTGTGCTGAACTTGGGGCGCAACCTTGCCACCGATCTTAAGCCAGAAGGCATTGCTGTTGGGATCTATCATCCGGGGTGGGTGCGCACGGAAATGGGCGGTGAGGCAGGCGACATCAGTGTTGAGGAATCGGCCTCTGGCTTGATCCGGGAATTTGATGCACTAACCATAGAGATCACAGGCTGTTTTCATACCTGGGACGGGCGTATTCACGCCTACTGA
- a CDS encoding trypsin-like peptidase domain-containing protein yields the protein MRKMIAALVLSLNALAMLLAVPAQAQQNPQDTVWIQVAARPTLASANQEAQVFAAKIPDVAGFSLVGGWYGVLIGPYTREDANRVLQVYRSEGQIPRDSFIALPNNLRNQFYPLGEDTAQTTQPAQAPATGATAEATTAPQTQTADPVVIAEPSPPALPDESPAEARRSERTLSRDERKELQIALQAAGFYNSAIDGAFGRGTRSSMSDWQAAKGFEITGVLTTAQRQILLDDYNAPLISVGMRRIIDTQAGISLEIPADEVTFSRYEPPFAHYDSSGDLGVRVLLISQRGDKSTLYGLYDIMQTLEIVPLEGPRERENDSFTLEGRNSRLVSFTQASLKNGEIKGFTLIWPAGDEARRSRVLSAMQASFERSEGVLDDSAGGDIQQDIDLLSGLEIRKPKMSRSGFFVSSDGVVVTTADVVQGCTRVTLDYGYRAEVVSADTQSGMAILRSTQSLAPIAVAELSPQSPRLQSEIAVSGFSYEGVLGAPSLTWGKLADVKSLEGDTSVARLALAAQPGDAGGPVVDASGAVLGMLLPQTAQGRQLPAGVSFAANAETIRGAMEAAGLEVQTQLAGAALPNQALVNRATGMTVLVSCWE from the coding sequence ATGAGAAAAATGATTGCCGCATTGGTCCTGTCGCTCAATGCGCTTGCCATGCTTCTAGCTGTACCAGCGCAAGCGCAGCAAAACCCACAGGACACAGTCTGGATCCAGGTGGCGGCACGCCCCACCCTGGCCTCGGCCAACCAAGAAGCACAGGTTTTTGCCGCCAAGATCCCTGATGTTGCCGGCTTCTCGCTTGTCGGTGGCTGGTATGGTGTCTTGATCGGCCCCTACACCCGCGAAGACGCGAATCGTGTGTTGCAGGTCTACCGCTCTGAAGGGCAGATCCCGCGCGACAGTTTTATCGCCCTGCCCAACAACCTGCGCAATCAGTTCTACCCATTGGGGGAAGACACTGCGCAGACCACCCAGCCAGCCCAGGCCCCAGCAACGGGTGCCACTGCTGAGGCGACAACGGCACCACAGACGCAGACCGCAGACCCCGTGGTGATCGCGGAACCGAGCCCCCCAGCCCTGCCCGACGAAAGCCCCGCCGAAGCCCGGCGCAGCGAGCGAACGTTGAGCCGAGATGAGCGCAAAGAACTGCAAATCGCACTCCAGGCCGCCGGGTTCTACAACTCGGCCATTGATGGCGCCTTTGGCCGCGGCACCCGCAGCTCCATGTCCGATTGGCAAGCCGCCAAGGGGTTTGAGATCACCGGCGTTCTGACCACGGCACAGCGCCAGATTCTGCTGGACGACTACAACGCGCCGCTGATCTCGGTTGGCATGCGCCGCATTATCGACACGCAGGCTGGTATCTCGCTGGAAATCCCCGCAGATGAAGTCACCTTTAGTCGATATGAGCCCCCCTTTGCCCATTACGACAGCTCCGGCGATCTGGGTGTCCGGGTGCTGCTGATCAGCCAGCGCGGCGACAAAAGCACGCTTTATGGCCTGTATGACATCATGCAGACTTTGGAAATTGTGCCCCTGGAAGGCCCGCGCGAGCGTGAAAACGACAGTTTCACCCTGGAAGGGCGCAACAGCCGCCTTGTCTCCTTTACCCAGGCCAGCCTCAAAAACGGTGAGATCAAGGGCTTCACCCTCATCTGGCCAGCTGGCGATGAGGCCCGCCGCAGCCGCGTTCTCTCCGCCATGCAGGCGAGCTTTGAGCGCAGCGAAGGCGTGCTGGACGATTCCGCAGGCGGCGATATTCAGCAGGACATTGACCTGCTGTCCGGTCTGGAAATCCGCAAACCCAAAATGTCGCGCTCTGGCTTTTTTGTCAGCAGCGATGGTGTGGTTGTGACCACCGCCGATGTGGTTCAGGGCTGCACCCGGGTCACCCTGGATTACGGCTACCGTGCTGAAGTTGTCAGCGCCGATACCCAATCCGGCATGGCGATCCTGCGGTCGACCCAGTCCCTGGCGCCGATCGCGGTGGCTGAGTTGAGCCCGCAAAGCCCACGGCTGCAATCCGAAATCGCCGTTTCCGGCTTTTCCTACGAAGGTGTGCTGGGAGCCCCCAGCCTGACCTGGGGAAAACTGGCCGACGTCAAAAGCCTGGAAGGGGATACCAGTGTTGCACGGCTGGCGCTTGCCGCCCAGCCTGGTGACGCGGGTGGCCCGGTGGTTGATGCCTCGGGTGCGGTGCTTGGTATGTTGCTGCCCCAAACCGCGCAGGGCCGTCAGCTGCCCGCCGGGGTGAGCTTTGCGGCAAATGCCGAGACCATTCGCGGCGCCATGGAGGCCGCAGGTCTTGAGGTTCAGACCCAGCTCGCAGGTGCTGCCCTGCCAAACCAGGCCCTGGTGAACCGGGCCACCGGAATGACAGTTCTGGTCAGCTGCTGGGAATAA